The following proteins come from a genomic window of Candidatus Methylomirabilis tolerans:
- a CDS encoding ATP-binding cassette domain-containing protein — MLYGDRVIQRNLSFTVRRGDIFVVMGGSGCGKSTLLRHMIGLIQPARGDVFYDGRSFWAAEPAEREQMMRGFGVLYQSGALWSSMTLAENVALSLGEYTDLSPAEIREIVSLKLALVGLAGFEEFYPSEISGGMRKRAGLARAMALDPDILFFDEPSAGLDPISSRLLDDLILEIRDSLGATVVIVTHELPSIFAIATNSVFLDADTKTMIAAGNPKELLEHPPDPKIRRFLTRGESEGP, encoded by the coding sequence ATGCTCTACGGCGACCGGGTGATCCAGCGCAATCTCAGCTTCACGGTGCGCCGGGGCGACATTTTCGTCGTCATGGGGGGGAGCGGCTGCGGCAAGAGTACGCTGCTCCGGCACATGATCGGACTGATCCAGCCGGCGCGCGGGGACGTGTTCTACGACGGCCGGAGCTTCTGGGCCGCCGAACCGGCCGAGCGGGAGCAGATGATGCGCGGCTTCGGTGTACTCTACCAGAGCGGCGCCCTCTGGAGCTCGATGACGCTGGCCGAGAACGTCGCCCTGTCGCTCGGGGAGTACACCGACCTGAGCCCCGCCGAGATCCGGGAGATCGTCTCGCTGAAGCTCGCGCTGGTGGGGCTCGCCGGATTCGAGGAGTTCTACCCCTCCGAAATCAGCGGGGGCATGCGCAAGCGGGCGGGCCTGGCCCGCGCCATGGCGCTGGACCCGGATATCCTGTTCTTCGACGAGCCCTCGGCGGGCCTGGACCCCATCAGCTCGCGCCTCCTTGACGATCTGATCCTCGAGATCCGCGACAGTCTGGGCGCCACCGTGGTGATCGTCACACACGAACTTCCCAGCATCTTCGCCATCGCGACCAATTCGGTCTTCCTGGACGCGGACACCAAGACCATGATCGCCGCCGGTAATCCGAAGGAGTTGCTGGAGCACCCGCCGGATCCCAAGATACGGCGTTTTCTCACCCGCGGCGAGTCGGAAGGACCATGA